One window from the genome of Cryomorphaceae bacterium 1068 encodes:
- a CDS encoding DUF4097 family beta strand repeat-containing protein yields the protein MKTILSIGLFLLLFIGVNAQIDQKVERSFKTGGNPELSIKNSFGDIKINTHDSGIIEILVEINVVPSNKRNYEKVRDKVRIDIKEIGNRVELRTISDLDGISTEEMSIDYTVLIPENTMIEVVNQFGDVWIEGTESKVIARIQHGDMYVGVVKGKDSQIKMQFGDLRLESVQKAELDIQHGDLRAEKLTDVELDLQFSDARINELNGELFVKSQHSDLKIENVSKSVTLIEIDGQFSDITFESGPWSEFRMDLEGGFTDISIPHSVISLVNYHSEEMHTEEYRINEKVLGKRIIINANHSDVDFD from the coding sequence ATGAAAACAATTTTATCCATTGGCTTATTTCTCCTTCTGTTCATTGGGGTAAATGCCCAGATCGATCAGAAAGTGGAGAGATCATTCAAAACAGGAGGAAATCCTGAATTGAGTATCAAGAATTCTTTCGGAGATATAAAGATCAACACCCACGATAGCGGTATCATCGAAATCTTAGTAGAGATTAATGTTGTTCCATCAAATAAACGGAACTACGAGAAAGTCAGAGACAAAGTCAGAATTGATATAAAAGAAATTGGGAATAGGGTGGAATTAAGAACCATAAGTGACTTGGATGGAATTTCTACAGAGGAAATGTCCATAGACTATACTGTCCTCATTCCTGAAAATACCATGATCGAAGTTGTCAATCAATTTGGAGATGTATGGATTGAGGGTACGGAGAGTAAAGTTATTGCTCGAATTCAACATGGAGATATGTATGTTGGCGTGGTAAAAGGTAAAGACAGCCAAATTAAGATGCAGTTTGGTGATCTTCGATTGGAGTCAGTTCAGAAAGCTGAATTGGATATACAACACGGTGATTTGAGGGCGGAAAAATTAACTGATGTAGAATTAGATCTCCAATTTTCAGATGCTAGGATTAATGAGTTAAACGGAGAGTTATTTGTGAAGTCTCAGCATTCTGATTTGAAAATAGAAAATGTGAGTAAGAGCGTAACGCTAATAGAAATTGACGGTCAATTTTCTGATATCACTTTCGAATCAGGCCCTTGGAGTGAGTTTCGGATGGACCTGGAAGGTGGGTTTACGGATATTTCAATTCCACATTCAGTTATAAGTTTGGTGAATTACCACTCAGAAGAGATGCATACCGAAGAGTACCGCATCAATGAAAAAGTATTGGGAAAACGAATTATAATCAACGCCAATCACAGCGATGTCGACTTTGATTAA
- a CDS encoding DUF6340 family protein: MQKILLTNVVFLLILLGGCNTTYHYTEFIKPSNRYVPSPIYVVGVAQRSTTPKTVCSVYTNGIPYSELKNIPNKSANMTIENLKKLCEKMGRFKFVEIEIDESDVSNEEFAAKPFSEAEIESLSKIYDLDGIISLDGHNMVIRTSGSVSVVSVTDGSGMPTQVPEFSKESEVSMSLFWRFYDSSTGQMIDEYQENYERVFGRVAYSEEEIQEFKDEDMGLMDVSGMAAYDYFERISPHWEPDYRQYFSLGSTELEQIAEKLELTGDWEEAANSWRELTDSEEAKVSHRASFNMALASEILGQPRVAIEWIDRAKMINPTKKTVKYAEVLDRQLLIYEVVNSQLGVE, from the coding sequence ACGTCGTTTTCCTCTTAATCTTACTTGGCGGTTGCAATACTACTTACCACTATACTGAGTTTATTAAACCTTCGAATCGATATGTGCCATCACCTATCTATGTGGTAGGTGTGGCTCAAAGAAGTACAACTCCAAAAACGGTTTGTTCGGTTTATACCAATGGTATTCCCTACAGTGAATTGAAGAATATCCCCAACAAATCGGCCAATATGACCATCGAGAATTTGAAGAAGCTTTGCGAAAAAATGGGGCGATTCAAATTCGTAGAAATTGAGATCGATGAATCAGACGTAAGTAATGAAGAATTCGCTGCAAAACCTTTTAGCGAAGCTGAAATAGAGAGCCTTTCCAAAATTTATGATTTGGATGGTATCATTTCTCTTGACGGACACAATATGGTCATCCGCACTTCCGGATCTGTCAGCGTAGTTTCGGTGACCGATGGGAGCGGCATGCCAACACAAGTACCCGAGTTTTCCAAAGAAAGCGAAGTGAGTATGTCACTTTTCTGGCGATTCTACGATTCCTCAACCGGACAGATGATAGATGAATACCAAGAGAACTATGAGCGAGTTTTTGGCCGAGTAGCTTATTCGGAAGAAGAGATCCAAGAATTTAAGGATGAAGACATGGGCTTGATGGATGTGTCGGGTATGGCCGCTTACGATTATTTTGAGCGAATTTCACCGCACTGGGAGCCTGACTACCGACAGTACTTTAGTCTGGGCTCAACTGAATTGGAGCAGATAGCGGAAAAGCTCGAATTGACCGGTGATTGGGAAGAAGCTGCAAACTCATGGCGAGAACTGACTGATTCTGAAGAAGCCAAAGTGAGTCATCGCGCATCTTTCAATATGGCCTTGGCTTCAGAAATTCTTGGACAGCCCCGAGTAGCAATCGAATGGATAGACCGAGCCAAGATGATCAATCCTACTAAAAAAACCGTGAAGTACGCTGAAGTGCTGGATCGTCAATTGCTCATTTACGAAGTAGTCAATAGTCAGTTGGGAGTGGAGTGA
- a CDS encoding sigma-70 family RNA polymerase sigma factor produces the protein MEISLIKKQLKSDRRVQTEVYNTCCRRVYASCLRILNDPHEAEDFMQEAFIQAFDRIDSFRGDSKLSSWICRIAINKCLDHLKKRKVPFDMDAEIDGSQQSYDQNGEGNYDVDRIKRAMKDLPEGCRVVFSLHLFEDMDHKSISKQLRIKEASSRAQYARAKNKIIELVNETYV, from the coding sequence ATGGAAATCAGCCTGATAAAAAAACAGTTAAAAAGTGACCGTAGGGTTCAGACTGAAGTGTACAATACATGTTGCCGCAGGGTTTATGCTTCTTGCCTCAGAATTTTGAATGATCCTCATGAAGCAGAAGATTTTATGCAAGAGGCATTCATTCAAGCGTTTGATCGGATTGATTCTTTCCGCGGAGATTCTAAGCTGTCTAGTTGGATTTGTAGGATTGCCATAAACAAATGCTTGGATCACTTAAAGAAACGTAAAGTTCCTTTTGATATGGATGCAGAAATCGATGGCAGTCAGCAAAGCTATGATCAAAACGGAGAAGGTAATTACGACGTTGATCGAATTAAAAGAGCGATGAAAGATTTGCCGGAAGGCTGCAGAGTCGTTTTCTCACTTCACCTCTTTGAGGATATGGATCACAAATCCATCTCAAAGCAGCTGAGGATAAAGGAAGCTTCATCTCGGGCGCAGTATGCCCGAGCTAAGAATAAAATTATTGAATTGGTAAACGAAACATATGTCTGA